Proteins encoded together in one Telopea speciosissima isolate NSW1024214 ecotype Mountain lineage chromosome 6, Tspe_v1, whole genome shotgun sequence window:
- the LOC122665081 gene encoding glycine-rich cell wall structural protein 1.8-like isoform X4 has protein sequence MVVGFKHLSFKMATQRLASILFFVLLGIGICSANRALLIHNEGAAIGYGSGHGIGGGSGYGGGITGGYGGGGGGGSGGGGGYAVVGQKGVETYGSGSGSGSGEGGGYGAGGANGGGYGGGGGSGGGGGGGAGSAGGSGFGGGSGSGGGAGYGAGGAGHGSGSGEGGGAGYGAGGAGYGSGGGEGGGAGYGAGGEHGGGYGGGSGGGGGGGAGTGGGHGGYKP, from the exons atGGTTGTGGGATTTAAACATCTTTCTTTCAAAATGGCTACTCAGAGACTTGCTAGTATTCTCTTCTTTGTGTTGTTAGGTATTGGCATATGTTCTGCTAATAGAGCCCTCCTCATTCACAACGAAGGAGCTGCCATTGGCTATGGTTCTGGCCATGGCATTGGTGGTGGCTCTGGGTATGGAGGAGGAATTACAGGAGGAtatggtggtggcggtggagggggttctggtggtggtggtgggtatgcaGTAGTAGGGCAGAAGGGTGTTGAGACCTATGGTAGTGGTAGTGGAAGTGGCAGTGGTGAAGGTGGTGGGTATGGAGCTGGTGGAGCAAATGGAGGTggctatggtggtggtggtggtagtgggggtggtggtggaggtggtgctggcaGTGCTGGTGGTAGCGGCTTTGgaggtggtagtggtagtggtggtggtgctggatATG GTGCTGGAGGAGCAGGCCATGGTAGTGGCAGTGGTGAAGGAGGTGGTGCTGGCTATG GAGCTGGAGGAGCAGGCTATGGTAGTGGCGGTGGTGAAGGTGGCGGTGCTGGCTATGGAGCTGGTGGAGAACATGGCGGCGGATACGGAggtggcagtggtggcggtggcggtggcggcgCGGGTACAGGAGGAGGTCATGGTGGCTACAAGCCATGA
- the LOC122665081 gene encoding glycine-rich cell wall structural protein 1.8-like isoform X2, which translates to MVVGFKHLSFKMATQRLASILFFVLLGIGICSANRALLIHNEGAAIGYGSGHGIGGGSGYGGGITGGYGGGGGGGSGGGGGYAVVGQKGVETYGSGSGSGSGEGGGYGAGGANGGGYGGGGGSGGGGGGGAGSAGGSGFGGGSGSGGGAGYGAGGEHGGGYGGGGGSGGGGGAGYGAGGAGYGSGGGEGGGAGYGAGGEHGGGYGGGSGGGGGGGAGTGGGHGGYKP; encoded by the exons atGGTTGTGGGATTTAAACATCTTTCTTTCAAAATGGCTACTCAGAGACTTGCTAGTATTCTCTTCTTTGTGTTGTTAGGTATTGGCATATGTTCTGCTAATAGAGCCCTCCTCATTCACAACGAAGGAGCTGCCATTGGCTATGGTTCTGGCCATGGCATTGGTGGTGGCTCTGGGTATGGAGGAGGAATTACAGGAGGAtatggtggtggcggtggagggggttctggtggtggtggtgggtatgcaGTAGTAGGGCAGAAGGGTGTTGAGACCTATGGTAGTGGTAGTGGAAGTGGCAGTGGTGAAGGTGGTGGGTATGGAGCTGGTGGAGCAAATGGAGGTggctatggtggtggtggtggtagtgggggtggtggtggaggtggtgctggcaGTGCTGGTGGTAGCGGCTTTGgaggtggtagtggtagtggtggtggtgctggatATGGTGCTGGAGGAGAACATGGTGGGGGatacggtggtggtggtggtagcggtggtggtg GTGGTGCTGGCTATG GAGCTGGAGGAGCAGGCTATGGTAGTGGCGGTGGTGAAGGTGGCGGTGCTGGCTATGGAGCTGGTGGAGAACATGGCGGCGGATACGGAggtggcagtggtggcggtggcggtggcggcgCGGGTACAGGAGGAGGTCATGGTGGCTACAAGCCATGA
- the LOC122665081 gene encoding glycine-rich cell wall structural protein 1.8-like isoform X5, with product MVVGFKHLSFKMATQRLASILFFVLLGIGICSANRALLIHNEGAAIGYGSGHGIGGGSGYGGGITGGYGGGGGGGSGGGGGYAVVGQKGVETYGSGSGSGSGEGGGYGAGGANGGGYGGGGGSGGGGGGGAGSAGGSGFGGGSGSGGGAGYGAGGAGYGSGGGEGGGAGYGAGGEHGGGYGGGSGGGGGGGAGTGGGHGGYKP from the exons atGGTTGTGGGATTTAAACATCTTTCTTTCAAAATGGCTACTCAGAGACTTGCTAGTATTCTCTTCTTTGTGTTGTTAGGTATTGGCATATGTTCTGCTAATAGAGCCCTCCTCATTCACAACGAAGGAGCTGCCATTGGCTATGGTTCTGGCCATGGCATTGGTGGTGGCTCTGGGTATGGAGGAGGAATTACAGGAGGAtatggtggtggcggtggagggggttctggtggtggtggtgggtatgcaGTAGTAGGGCAGAAGGGTGTTGAGACCTATGGTAGTGGTAGTGGAAGTGGCAGTGGTGAAGGTGGTGGGTATGGAGCTGGTGGAGCAAATGGAGGTggctatggtggtggtggtggtagtgggggtggtggtggaggtggtgctggcaGTGCTGGTGGTAGCGGCTTTGgaggtggtagtggtagtggtggtggtgctggatATG GAGCTGGAGGAGCAGGCTATGGTAGTGGCGGTGGTGAAGGTGGCGGTGCTGGCTATGGAGCTGGTGGAGAACATGGCGGCGGATACGGAggtggcagtggtggcggtggcggtggcggcgCGGGTACAGGAGGAGGTCATGGTGGCTACAAGCCATGA
- the LOC122665081 gene encoding glycine-rich cell wall structural protein 1.8-like isoform X3: protein MVVGFKHLSFKMATQRLASILFFVLLGIGICSANRALLIHNEGAAIGYGSGHGIGGGSGYGGGITGGYGGGGGGGSGGGGGYAVVGQKGVETYGSGSGSGSGEGGGYGAGGANGGGYGGGGGSGGGGGGGAGSAGGSGFGGGSGSGGGAGYGAGGEHGGGYGGGGGSGGGAGYGAGGAGYGSGGGEGGGAGYGAGGEHGGGYGGGSGGGGGGGAGTGGGHGGYKP from the exons atGGTTGTGGGATTTAAACATCTTTCTTTCAAAATGGCTACTCAGAGACTTGCTAGTATTCTCTTCTTTGTGTTGTTAGGTATTGGCATATGTTCTGCTAATAGAGCCCTCCTCATTCACAACGAAGGAGCTGCCATTGGCTATGGTTCTGGCCATGGCATTGGTGGTGGCTCTGGGTATGGAGGAGGAATTACAGGAGGAtatggtggtggcggtggagggggttctggtggtggtggtgggtatgcaGTAGTAGGGCAGAAGGGTGTTGAGACCTATGGTAGTGGTAGTGGAAGTGGCAGTGGTGAAGGTGGTGGGTATGGAGCTGGTGGAGCAAATGGAGGTggctatggtggtggtggtggtagtgggggtggtggtggaggtggtgctggcaGTGCTGGTGGTAGCGGCTTTGgaggtggtagtggtagtggtggtggtgctggatATGGTGCTGGAGGAGAACATGGTGGGGGatacggtggtggtggtggtagcggtg GTGGTGCTGGCTATG GAGCTGGAGGAGCAGGCTATGGTAGTGGCGGTGGTGAAGGTGGCGGTGCTGGCTATGGAGCTGGTGGAGAACATGGCGGCGGATACGGAggtggcagtggtggcggtggcggtggcggcgCGGGTACAGGAGGAGGTCATGGTGGCTACAAGCCATGA
- the LOC122665569 gene encoding uncharacterized protein LOC122665569, with protein sequence MVNTHNQNHSPPRDDAGDISEEGLPVLPPVNTNADVAVEKVKARRFERGLRANLSTSVVPHKYPTYAKVVQAAKMIEDQQKENYNAIQAGMISVCSLPAYVLFDSGASHSFVSPSFVEKLPIKLASMEEKLIVCTPTRSKVGLDQAFNSCPVRVSDHGLEASVIILDKKDFDIILGMDLLSTHRANLIYVERKILFKSEEGKEFVFKGNKSKKPRKTIILALQVQKLLVEGCQCYLASVLDTEAKITPMEEITVARDFPDVFPEDLT encoded by the exons ATGGTCAACACCCACAACCAAAATCattcccctcctagggatgatgCTGGTGACATCTCTGAAGAAGGTTTGCCTGTACTGCCTCCAGTTAACACTAATGCAGATGTTGCC GTTGAGAAAGTTAAGGCAAGAAGGTTTGAAAGAGGGCTGAGAGCCAACTTGAGTACATCTGTGGTGCCGCACAAGTACCCTACCTATGCGAAAGTGGTTCAGGCTGCTAAAATGATTGAAGATCAGCAGAAAGAGAACTACAACGCCATACAAGCTG gcatgatttcTGTGTGCTCCCTACCTGCGTATGTGTTGTTTGACTCAGGAGCGTCGCACTCCTTTGTATCACCTTCATTTGTCGAGAAACTACCTATTAAACTGGCAAGTATGGAAGAGAAGCTGATAGTTTGTACACCGACTAGAAGTAAGGTCGGGCTTGACCAAGCCTTCAACTCTTGCCCTGTAAGAGTAAGCGACCATGGGCTGGAGGCTAGTGTGATAATTTTAGATAAGAAGGACTTCGATATCATTCTGGGAATGGATTTATTGTCCACTCACAGAGCCAACCTGATCTACGTAGAGAGGAAAATACTCTTCAAGTCAGAGGAAGGCAAGGAATTTGTGTTCAAGGGCAACAAAAGTAAAAAGCCTAGGAAAACAATCATTTTGGCTCTCCAAGTTCAGAAGTTGTTAGTGGAAGGTTGTCAATGTTACTTAGCCTCCGTGCTAGACACTGAAGCTAAgattacacctatggaagagataaCTGTGGCAAGAGATTTCCCCGACGTCTTTCCAGAAGACCTCACATAG